Proteins encoded within one genomic window of Halocatena marina:
- a CDS encoding nucleotide pyrophosphohydrolase, which translates to MPDDIDDIQQEYIEFLEEREWNQYHTPQNVAQAISVEAAELLELFLWHDNIESEQIANYDDFVEEVRMEIADILIYSMSMAHQLDIDLTEAVTTKLEQNKDRFDMEVSKKIREEKDEWQRK; encoded by the coding sequence ATGCCCGACGATATCGACGACATCCAGCAGGAGTATATCGAGTTCCTCGAAGAGCGAGAATGGAACCAATATCACACACCACAGAACGTTGCCCAGGCAATCTCAGTCGAGGCTGCGGAGCTACTCGAACTGTTCCTCTGGCACGATAATATCGAAAGTGAACAAATCGCCAACTACGACGACTTCGTTGAGGAAGTACGAATGGAAATTGCAGACATTCTCATTTACAGCATGAGCATGGCTCATCAACTCGATATTGATCTTACTGAAGCGGTCACTACGAAACTCGAACAGAACAAAGATCGATTCGATATGGAGGTTTCTAAGAAGATTCGGGAAGAGAAAGACGAGTGGCAACGGAAATGA
- a CDS encoding transcriptional regulator TrmB, which produces MSTDDRIRTASNPEKTFNDLLTYAELLNTPRLARLYIYILQTSPVEIEIIKRELDMAHSTTYKYIGQLEEMGLLSRNEDATPTTVSVVLIRLQFDTKHGDVLATPTLIDAIGRQLESEDIRVFVERHGIAKLAAALHYTLRIMAGELTQRTAATKLGVHSVEGMTVFTALQDVVEDAVSYDPYVDQSLTARTPRHRRPWGAVRRQHRAVE; this is translated from the coding sequence ATGTCGACGGATGATAGAATACGGACAGCGTCGAACCCCGAGAAGACGTTCAACGACCTCCTCACGTACGCTGAACTCTTGAATACACCACGGTTGGCTCGCCTCTACATCTATATTCTTCAGACCAGCCCTGTGGAGATCGAGATCATCAAGCGAGAGCTCGATATGGCCCATTCCACGACCTACAAATATATCGGCCAGCTTGAGGAGATGGGACTCCTCTCTCGAAATGAGGACGCGACACCAACGACGGTCTCGGTCGTTCTAATTCGTCTGCAGTTCGACACCAAGCACGGCGACGTTCTTGCAACACCCACGCTGATCGACGCAATCGGACGGCAACTTGAGTCAGAGGATATCCGAGTGTTCGTCGAACGACACGGAATCGCGAAATTAGCTGCTGCACTCCACTACACACTCCGGATTATGGCTGGTGAGCTCACACAGCGGACTGCAGCAACGAAACTCGGTGTCCATTCCGTCGAGGGAATGACCGTGTTCACGGCACTCCAAGATGTCGTTGAGGACGCTGTCTCCTATGATCCGTATGTGGATCAATCCCTAACTGCCCGAACTCCTCGACATAGACGTCCTTGGGGAGCAGTTCGCCGTCAGCATCGCGCTGTCGAGTGA
- the csa3 gene encoding CRISPR-associated CARF protein Csa3, producing the protein MRTYLAPLGFDSRRVVRPVLSEGLDSGDHVLLLQPATESEQGDDAFSEVEDVLTQVVPGLDLWTETLPYSDFVETTLYCADLIRASDGETIVILGGGARELLLPLTVATFTSTDYVDTILQVGDIDSSVRRIPQLNLRGNVSDAEARLLADLDALDTPLSISQIANKLGKSKSTIARHVSSLESEKLVSTTKEGRSKNVSITDSGRVFLKTWSRLQI; encoded by the coding sequence ATGCGTACCTATCTAGCGCCACTGGGTTTCGACAGTCGTCGCGTGGTACGACCAGTTCTAAGTGAAGGTCTCGATTCTGGCGATCACGTCTTGTTACTACAACCTGCTACCGAATCCGAGCAAGGGGACGACGCGTTCAGCGAGGTAGAAGACGTTCTTACACAGGTGGTTCCCGGTCTCGACCTATGGACCGAGACTCTGCCGTACTCGGATTTTGTAGAAACAACGCTGTACTGTGCCGATCTCATTCGGGCGTCGGACGGTGAAACTATCGTAATTCTCGGTGGGGGTGCTCGAGAATTACTCCTGCCTCTGACCGTCGCGACGTTCACAAGTACGGACTACGTGGACACTATCCTGCAGGTGGGAGATATCGACAGCAGCGTTCGTCGGATTCCTCAGTTGAATCTCCGAGGGAATGTTTCGGACGCCGAAGCAAGATTACTGGCAGATCTGGACGCTCTGGATACACCACTTTCCATCAGTCAGATAGCAAATAAATTGGGCAAGTCAAAAAGTACAATAGCTCGCCACGTCAGTAGTTTGGAATCTGAAAAACTCGTTTCGACTACGAAGGAAGGACGGTCGAAGAACGTCTCGATAACCGACAGTGGGCGTGTATTTCTGAAGACGTGGAGTAGACTACAAATCTGA
- a CDS encoding DEAD/DEAH box helicase, whose translation MDDPVTRAEEMKAAYRDYFIGRGGRAARSIENRLANGEDGITGMRGPYLQALDIPNWSDRSWDTFAQSSRLEPHIRRAFSQIGFERLYDFQERSIEAILEGDDTVITAATGRGKTEAWLIPILNRILETKRRGDDEEDLSVKATLIYPTKALAQDQLKRLLQYLYLINKQLKSKHRITVGIYDGDTPRNVSESGAEGYLNATFRHFECPGYNDDLAKCRDCGGGVRIRNMGTRFKLIPEKADCEDDTPNDVPLDFLRLTKHDILENGVDILLTNPDTINYRLINTNAEDEHERFVYEPEFLVFDEVHTYDGLFGSYTSMLMKRVQELREARGTDDLQLVASSATVENDVELFQKVSGAVDVTQVSESPRELERVIPSTVPDLLLTDTLSVERILKATADPNDGVPGLNSFDYALENASQYDRDRRETLVTDALFGHLTDESDDPTVQLVQYVHQLLCDEPLTRQELHNTLATTLSLDEDETETLLANVRTLGEFSGILENRSHVFSWPIDGFYACSACDAVYRSPQDDCRECGFGFVTRSTYCRHCSDEHLVAWYCPECDQLEPYTPTEHGSVGRDEVHVCQRCEATREEEVGMVRSTFRPFLQCRNCDRVTERTTTRECDDCEARTVRTDPEIYTCVNPACELAHQAERMCPSCNGTDFRVVSCDARFDCPDCGTTYEQPDEAPDQCVQCGLALSPSRYVPWVCTNDGCSRIHFEAEPEQCDCGANQFVKRGLFEVRHDQHCQLCDTMFLGDEGCNCEDPDVHSRTGSHQAYKTIDTQGWIRTMSDQPSAVPCPHSYARYEIDRRFDELMRSPNNLAATTSQYLLRAVADDEGQQAAKLLSFADSHRNMKELSRDFSEPEAETLLDQLLIRGTAAGDDEDPWVPFNDVLEYADDTIEDLNETLEPPQVARSVEFDLKSRLKNQPRKRWDDDDALRDRLTRRALSHVYSQRMGERDDPLSAVGLLDVRFASGLDALSADERVIVRELVDGGNGYRVENFDDPGSDRYAETVVEKLVDRDILAYGHSDEYISFDPSALSVTVAGRADGIGFDPDTERYYTTLQHQFGLDSAATVPSDASLVERASPSHPRFTQRAHRIGYSGTRILISEEYLGTTDKRKRRELEFLFREENYPHHLSSGPTMELGVDIGALDALLLYGTPPNMNAYLQRIGRAGRSSHSSMVHSVSHRNPIDYYYYDNPDELIDTDPTPVPLNEHNEEVLRVSLSWAVFDYVAAHFSIPWDVSHHGRARSIDGGDTYHRRSTRDPVDREEASKLTHVMSLTANTLSLGDDGSKLAVLAEVVDDYRSNIGDHLAALLDYRYCEDCERRYVANAERSICERDDCGGRILHAGAQFGHLVDDVLDHFEERYITHFSEYERSLEDELASLRRRNRQLRSEQQRAGPNERGQIMRDRRGLQNRINILGEYLSDLGHSSYFDFLRESRESKYDFSMRSVATTAGLTLVDEGYDRRTVGDQDSGRAMRMALSELHPGAAYLDGRETYTVARVRFDEKSGSDLREAVNATSDGENHLAEELVCPACHSTYGHAAVGCDCEADVPLKRRRLAVLDSVDAYHDNLQLTSEGDETRYLHDNPNLGVQNTYTERETSILDFSPTRTFEVRTDDQERLGTLEYGDYSVLLHTDGYRTKYKSGEVDARETLFEVCGEENCPGVIYRDSDDERRCSADSEHFPDGRGADSEFVRLGYRYDTQGIRIDLDDRELSHTMAHGFRVALQYLGGVTIRELAEHVGEDRIDVFESQEGGSDVARLFFERSDGDFRAFDRGVELMRKQFGCDCENGCPSCLYQYGCDVWNDQRSFDRDGLWAILKRHGLSIQPLEERTVEEQLTD comes from the coding sequence ATGGATGATCCTGTCACCCGCGCGGAGGAGATGAAGGCGGCCTACCGCGACTACTTCATCGGCCGCGGTGGGCGTGCCGCACGGAGCATTGAGAACCGACTCGCAAACGGTGAGGACGGCATAACGGGAATGCGTGGCCCGTACCTCCAGGCGCTCGATATCCCGAATTGGAGCGACCGATCGTGGGACACGTTCGCCCAGTCGTCTCGGCTGGAACCTCACATCCGGCGTGCGTTCTCACAGATCGGCTTTGAGCGGCTCTACGATTTTCAGGAGCGAAGTATCGAGGCGATCCTCGAAGGTGACGACACCGTTATTACTGCCGCGACTGGGCGGGGTAAAACTGAGGCATGGCTAATTCCGATTCTCAATCGGATTCTGGAGACGAAGCGTCGTGGCGACGATGAGGAAGACCTTAGCGTCAAGGCCACACTCATCTACCCGACGAAGGCCCTCGCACAGGATCAGTTGAAGCGACTTCTACAGTACCTCTACCTCATCAACAAGCAACTGAAGTCCAAACACCGTATCACCGTCGGGATCTACGACGGTGACACCCCGCGTAACGTCAGCGAGTCCGGAGCTGAGGGATACCTCAATGCCACGTTCCGCCACTTCGAGTGTCCCGGGTACAACGACGACTTGGCGAAGTGCCGGGACTGCGGTGGCGGAGTCCGGATTCGGAACATGGGTACTCGCTTCAAACTGATTCCGGAGAAGGCTGACTGCGAGGATGACACCCCCAACGACGTGCCCCTGGACTTCCTCCGGTTGACGAAACACGACATCCTCGAGAACGGTGTCGACATTCTGCTCACGAATCCAGACACGATCAACTACCGACTCATCAACACCAACGCGGAGGACGAACACGAGCGCTTCGTCTACGAACCTGAATTCCTCGTGTTCGATGAGGTTCACACCTACGACGGTCTGTTTGGGAGTTATACGTCGATGCTGATGAAGCGAGTGCAGGAGTTACGCGAAGCCCGCGGGACCGACGACCTGCAACTCGTCGCGAGCAGCGCGACCGTCGAGAACGACGTCGAGTTGTTCCAGAAGGTGAGCGGCGCAGTGGATGTCACGCAAGTCAGCGAGTCGCCACGGGAACTTGAGAGAGTGATACCCTCAACCGTGCCGGATCTATTGCTCACCGACACGCTATCAGTCGAGCGAATCCTCAAGGCAACGGCTGACCCCAACGACGGCGTTCCAGGGCTGAATTCGTTCGACTACGCGTTGGAGAATGCGTCACAGTACGACCGCGACCGGCGTGAGACGCTCGTGACCGACGCCCTTTTCGGTCACCTGACCGACGAGAGCGACGATCCCACTGTACAGTTGGTCCAGTACGTCCACCAGTTGTTGTGCGACGAACCGTTGACTCGGCAGGAACTCCACAACACATTGGCGACCACACTGAGTCTCGACGAGGACGAGACGGAGACGCTGCTCGCTAACGTTCGCACCCTAGGGGAGTTTTCGGGGATTCTTGAGAACCGGAGTCACGTGTTCTCTTGGCCTATCGACGGCTTCTACGCGTGTTCGGCCTGCGACGCAGTCTACCGGTCGCCGCAGGATGACTGTCGCGAGTGTGGCTTCGGTTTCGTCACCCGATCGACCTACTGCCGACACTGTAGCGACGAGCACCTCGTCGCTTGGTATTGTCCGGAGTGCGACCAACTGGAGCCGTACACCCCTACCGAACATGGATCGGTCGGTCGGGATGAGGTTCACGTATGCCAGCGCTGCGAGGCTACCCGCGAAGAAGAGGTGGGAATGGTCCGATCGACGTTCCGACCTTTCCTCCAATGTCGCAATTGCGACCGGGTTACTGAGCGGACGACGACCCGCGAGTGCGACGATTGTGAAGCACGAACCGTCAGGACGGATCCGGAGATCTATACCTGCGTCAACCCAGCGTGCGAGTTGGCCCATCAGGCCGAGCGCATGTGCCCGTCTTGTAACGGAACCGACTTCCGTGTTGTTAGCTGTGACGCCCGATTCGACTGCCCTGACTGTGGGACAACCTACGAGCAACCCGACGAGGCTCCCGACCAATGCGTCCAGTGTGGTTTGGCCCTGAGTCCGAGTCGATACGTCCCTTGGGTCTGTACGAACGATGGATGTAGTCGGATCCATTTCGAGGCCGAACCCGAGCAGTGTGACTGCGGTGCTAACCAGTTCGTGAAACGGGGACTATTCGAGGTACGTCACGACCAGCACTGCCAGTTATGTGACACCATGTTCCTCGGTGATGAAGGATGTAATTGTGAGGATCCCGATGTTCATTCACGGACCGGTTCCCATCAGGCGTACAAGACCATCGACACGCAGGGGTGGATTCGTACGATGAGCGATCAACCGTCGGCGGTCCCCTGCCCCCATTCGTACGCGCGATACGAGATTGATCGTCGGTTCGACGAACTGATGCGAAGCCCGAATAACCTGGCGGCGACGACTTCGCAGTATCTGTTGCGGGCGGTTGCCGATGACGAGGGTCAGCAGGCGGCCAAACTCCTTTCGTTCGCGGATTCCCACCGCAACATGAAGGAACTCAGCCGGGATTTCTCGGAACCGGAGGCCGAGACACTGCTGGACCAGTTGCTGATCCGGGGCACCGCCGCCGGCGACGACGAAGATCCGTGGGTTCCGTTCAACGACGTTCTGGAGTATGCTGACGACACGATCGAGGATCTCAACGAAACGCTTGAACCGCCACAAGTGGCCCGGAGTGTCGAGTTCGACCTCAAGTCCCGATTGAAGAACCAGCCCCGTAAGCGGTGGGATGATGACGATGCTCTCCGAGACCGGCTTACCCGGCGTGCGCTCTCGCACGTTTACAGTCAGCGGATGGGCGAGCGCGACGATCCGCTGTCGGCGGTCGGCCTCCTCGACGTACGGTTCGCGTCCGGCTTGGACGCACTCTCTGCTGACGAGCGGGTAATCGTTCGGGAACTCGTCGATGGGGGCAACGGCTATCGCGTTGAGAACTTCGACGACCCGGGATCCGATCGTTATGCCGAAACAGTGGTCGAGAAACTCGTCGACCGGGATATCCTCGCTTACGGCCACTCCGATGAATACATCTCGTTCGATCCATCGGCGCTCTCGGTCACAGTCGCAGGCAGAGCCGACGGAATCGGGTTTGATCCCGACACCGAACGGTATTACACGACGCTCCAGCACCAGTTCGGACTGGATAGCGCGGCGACGGTACCGTCCGACGCCTCGCTCGTAGAGCGGGCCTCGCCGTCGCACCCCCGTTTCACCCAGCGCGCCCACCGGATCGGATATTCCGGAACTAGGATTCTCATCTCCGAGGAGTACCTAGGGACGACTGACAAGCGAAAGCGGCGGGAACTGGAGTTCCTCTTCCGTGAGGAAAACTACCCGCACCACCTCTCCTCAGGGCCGACGATGGAGCTTGGTGTCGACATCGGGGCGCTGGACGCTCTCTTGCTATATGGGACACCACCAAACATGAACGCTTACCTTCAACGGATCGGGCGGGCTGGCCGCAGCTCGCACTCGTCGATGGTCCACTCGGTAAGTCATCGCAATCCGATCGATTACTACTACTACGACAACCCCGACGAGCTCATCGACACCGACCCGACGCCTGTGCCCCTGAATGAACACAACGAGGAGGTCCTGCGCGTTTCGTTGTCCTGGGCCGTCTTCGACTACGTGGCAGCCCACTTCTCAATCCCTTGGGACGTCAGCCACCACGGCCGGGCCCGGTCGATCGACGGGGGAGATACCTACCACCGACGCAGCACCCGCGATCCGGTCGATCGCGAGGAAGCCAGCAAATTGACTCACGTCATGTCCCTGACGGCGAATACCTTGTCGCTGGGGGACGACGGCTCGAAACTGGCAGTCCTGGCCGAAGTCGTCGACGACTACAGATCTAACATCGGCGACCACCTCGCCGCCCTACTGGACTACCGGTACTGCGAGGACTGCGAGCGCCGGTACGTGGCAAACGCCGAGCGTTCTATTTGCGAGCGTGACGACTGTGGCGGTCGGATCCTGCATGCCGGTGCCCAGTTCGGACACCTTGTCGACGACGTCCTCGATCATTTCGAGGAGCGGTACATCACCCACTTCTCTGAGTACGAGCGGTCGCTAGAGGACGAACTGGCTAGCCTGCGCCGGCGTAATAGACAGCTCCGGAGCGAGCAGCAGCGTGCTGGCCCTAACGAACGTGGTCAGATCATGCGCGATCGGCGTGGTCTCCAGAACAGGATCAACATCCTCGGTGAGTACCTTTCTGATCTCGGGCATTCGAGTTATTTCGACTTCCTCCGGGAATCCAGAGAGTCAAAATACGACTTTTCGATGCGTAGCGTAGCGACGACAGCTGGACTGACGCTGGTCGACGAGGGGTATGACCGCCGGACGGTCGGCGATCAGGATAGTGGCCGGGCGATGCGAATGGCGCTCTCTGAACTCCACCCCGGCGCGGCGTACCTCGATGGTAGGGAAACTTACACTGTCGCTCGTGTCCGTTTCGACGAGAAGTCGGGATCGGACCTGCGAGAGGCGGTGAACGCGACCTCGGACGGCGAGAATCACTTGGCCGAGGAACTGGTCTGTCCCGCGTGTCACTCCACCTACGGTCACGCCGCAGTCGGTTGTGACTGCGAAGCCGACGTGCCACTGAAACGGCGACGACTCGCCGTGCTGGATTCGGTCGACGCCTACCACGACAATCTTCAGTTGACTTCGGAAGGCGACGAGACCCGATACCTGCACGACAACCCGAATCTGGGGGTTCAGAATACCTACACAGAACGTGAGACATCGATACTTGACTTTAGTCCCACCCGAACGTTCGAAGTCCGAACCGATGACCAAGAGCGACTCGGGACGTTGGAATATGGTGATTACTCAGTGCTCCTGCACACGGACGGCTACCGCACGAAGTACAAGTCTGGGGAAGTGGACGCCCGTGAGACACTATTCGAGGTGTGCGGTGAAGAGAACTGCCCCGGTGTCATCTACCGAGACAGCGACGACGAACGTCGGTGTAGCGCTGATTCCGAACACTTTCCGGACGGCCGTGGAGCGGACTCGGAGTTCGTCCGGTTGGGCTACCGCTACGACACGCAAGGGATCCGGATCGACCTGGATGACCGCGAGCTTTCACACACAATGGCACACGGCTTCCGAGTCGCACTCCAGTACCTCGGCGGCGTCACCATCCGCGAACTCGCCGAACACGTCGGTGAGGATCGGATCGATGTCTTTGAGTCACAAGAAGGCGGGTCCGACGTCGCCCGTCTTTTCTTCGAGCGGTCGGACGGAGATTTCCGGGCCTTCGACCGCGGCGTTGAACTTATGCGGAAGCAGTTCGGCTGCGACTGCGAGAACGGGTGTCCCTCGTGCCTTTACCAGTATGGGTGTGACGTCTGGAACGACCAGCGGTCGTTCGATCGGGACGGTCTCTGGGCGATTCTGAAGAGACATGGCCTCTCAATCCAACCGCTCGAGGAACGAACAGTAGAGGAACAGCTTACCGACTAA